One stretch of Paenibacillus sp. AN1007 DNA includes these proteins:
- a CDS encoding ketoacyl-ACP synthase III, with protein sequence MRQMIVKGMGMYVPDTVLTNQALEAMGINANADWIYQNLGIRERRIAAQHEHTSDLAAEAGKRAVQQAGLDQEDIDLIIMATFTPDRLVPHSAALVKQKIGANQASCLDIRAGCAGFSYGIMNAYYTLQAEEDISNVLVIGADTYSKVTDWQDRAACSSVGDGAGAFVLQVLNEEDNASHGVFMDGIMHHEVMEDIEHGTLPVHYGRIQEGAVSVYTSNGRYLYEQLARGIPRLVNRLLRRIKWDIRDVDLFVFPQTNSNLIRELAVSLGISQDKAYMAMEKFGYTSNACLPIAVSEAVREGVLRPGARVVMVGAGAGTYYCATAIRWGEIL encoded by the coding sequence ATGAGACAAATGATCGTCAAAGGTATGGGTATGTATGTGCCGGATACGGTGCTGACGAATCAAGCGCTTGAGGCTATGGGGATTAACGCTAACGCGGACTGGATTTACCAGAATCTCGGCATACGTGAACGGAGAATTGCAGCGCAGCATGAGCATACCAGTGATCTGGCGGCAGAGGCTGGAAAACGGGCTGTTCAGCAAGCCGGACTGGATCAGGAGGATATCGATCTGATTATTATGGCAACGTTCACACCAGACCGACTGGTTCCTCATTCAGCTGCACTTGTAAAACAGAAGATAGGTGCCAATCAGGCCAGCTGTCTGGATATTCGGGCCGGTTGCGCCGGTTTTAGTTATGGCATCATGAATGCGTATTATACGCTTCAGGCAGAGGAGGATATAAGTAATGTACTGGTCATTGGAGCAGATACTTACTCAAAGGTGACCGATTGGCAGGATCGTGCAGCATGCTCCAGTGTGGGCGACGGTGCAGGAGCTTTTGTTTTACAAGTATTGAATGAGGAGGATAACGCCAGTCACGGCGTTTTTATGGATGGTATTATGCATCATGAAGTAATGGAGGATATCGAACACGGAACGCTGCCGGTGCATTATGGCCGCATCCAAGAAGGGGCTGTTTCTGTTTATACATCCAACGGGAGATATCTGTACGAGCAGCTGGCCAGAGGTATTCCAAGACTCGTTAATCGGCTGCTGCGCAGAATAAAATGGGATATCCGGGACGTTGATCTGTTTGTCTTTCCGCAAACGAACAGCAATCTGATTCGTGAACTCGCAGTTTCTCTTGGTATTTCTCAGGATAAAGCCTATATGGCGATGGAGAAGTTTGGATATACCTCGAATGCCTGCCTGCCGATTGCAGTTAGCGAAGCCGTGCGAGAGGGCGTGTTGAGACCAGGTGCACGTGTAGTCATGGTTGGTGCAGGAGCAGGCACCTATTATTGTGCCACAGCCATCCGATGGGGCGAGATCTTGTAA
- the loaP gene encoding antiterminator LoaP yields MNWYALFVHTGSEEVIRRYLHMYLGTSIRVLIPKRKVPEKKSGIFKSSTKKVFPGYVLIQVNMTAETYHLICSIPHIIKMLGTNASCTPIPDHEMTTLLNLINPEDIIDYSTVYMENTKVVVLDGPLRGHEGIIKKIDRHTRRAKIWLQLTGDEEPRIIDLGVDILYASHMEK; encoded by the coding sequence ATGAACTGGTACGCATTATTCGTGCATACAGGAAGCGAAGAAGTCATTAGGAGATACCTACATATGTATCTGGGAACTTCCATCCGTGTTTTAATCCCCAAGAGAAAAGTCCCGGAGAAGAAATCAGGTATTTTTAAATCCTCTACCAAAAAAGTCTTCCCTGGTTATGTACTTATCCAAGTCAATATGACCGCCGAAACTTACCACTTGATCTGCTCCATACCTCATATCATCAAGATGTTGGGAACCAATGCAAGCTGCACTCCGATCCCGGATCATGAAATGACCACGCTGCTAAATCTTATTAATCCGGAAGACATTATCGATTATTCAACCGTTTATATGGAAAATACCAAAGTTGTTGTGCTCGACGGTCCCCTGAGGGGCCATGAGGGTATTATTAAGAAAATTGATCGACATACGCGCAGAGCCAAGATTTGGCTTCAGCTAACAGGTGATGAAGAACCTCGGATTATCGATTTAGGTGTAGATATTTTATATGCAAGTCACATGGAAAAGTAA
- a CDS encoding nuclear transport factor 2 family protein has translation MSQTTTMTELEQLLALENIRNTKARYCRYIDTKAWDELGDVFAPDAVADFSTEGNPIPVLTGRDTIVQVFRDLVDPAVTVHHVHSAEVKFISATEAKVISPMEDWVTFPEGNENKSFHGFGHYHETYVKIEGQWCIQHTSLKRLRLDLFE, from the coding sequence ATGAGTCAAACGACAACGATGACGGAACTGGAGCAGCTGCTCGCACTCGAAAATATTAGAAATACCAAGGCGCGTTATTGCCGATATATTGATACGAAAGCATGGGATGAGCTTGGTGATGTATTTGCCCCGGATGCTGTCGCCGACTTCAGCACAGAAGGCAACCCGATTCCGGTTTTGACTGGACGTGACACCATAGTACAAGTGTTCCGTGACCTTGTAGACCCAGCGGTAACTGTGCATCATGTACATAGTGCAGAGGTGAAGTTCATATCCGCGACCGAAGCGAAGGTTATTTCCCCGATGGAGGACTGGGTGACGTTTCCTGAAGGTAATGAGAATAAGTCTTTTCACGGATTTGGACATTATCACGAGACATATGTCAAAATTGAGGGACAATGGTGCATTCAGCATACCAGCTTGAAGCGTCTTCGCCTCGATTTGTTTGAATAA
- a CDS encoding acyl carrier protein, whose protein sequence is MNQRQITSPQQLEESILGVFQQVLGTEAGITTTKNFFDLGSDSMLLAQVYNQLEKLFPSQITLTNMFAYPSIARLAQFIAEQEGMILEAYPVPTEYMKHSGQAVQDNRYEFVIEKERLGEIKTFSGQAGITPMEWLWSLFAYLLTEIGSRSQLHVFTLIYRMNHISSISLDVQNVGNFNELFAAAKQALRSVDEQPGYHIQDLIRSDMKSRLDAIRPLFCDADYFSGGRIALEEQFDIICEMQQEKRKILVTMYCQPILNASLWHTFFRTYDRMLDKVIENLRSAEARG, encoded by the coding sequence ATGAATCAACGACAGATCACATCGCCACAGCAGCTGGAAGAGAGCATTTTGGGTGTTTTTCAACAAGTACTGGGAACGGAAGCAGGTATTACAACGACTAAAAATTTCTTCGATCTGGGTAGTGATTCCATGCTTCTTGCCCAAGTATACAATCAACTTGAAAAGTTATTTCCCTCTCAAATTACGTTAACCAATATGTTTGCCTACCCCAGCATTGCCAGATTGGCTCAATTCATCGCTGAACAGGAAGGCATGATCCTGGAGGCATATCCTGTTCCGACAGAATATATGAAACATTCCGGACAAGCCGTACAGGATAATCGATATGAATTCGTAATCGAGAAGGAGCGGTTGGGTGAGATCAAAACATTCTCTGGGCAGGCAGGCATCACCCCGATGGAATGGTTATGGTCCTTGTTTGCATATCTGCTGACCGAGATTGGCAGCCGTTCGCAGCTCCATGTGTTTACATTAATCTACCGGATGAATCACATTAGTTCCATATCCCTCGATGTACAAAACGTCGGAAACTTTAACGAGCTGTTTGCTGCAGCAAAACAAGCGCTGCGTTCGGTGGACGAGCAGCCGGGGTATCATATTCAGGATTTAATTCGATCAGACATGAAGTCCAGGCTTGATGCGATCAGGCCTTTATTTTGTGATGCGGATTACTTCAGCGGAGGGAGAATTGCGCTGGAAGAACAGTTTGATATCATCTGTGAAATGCAGCAGGAGAAAAGAAAAATACTGGTAACAATGTATTGTCAACCTATATTGAATGCTTCATTATGGCATACGTTTTTCCGAACCTATGACCGGATGTTAGACAAAGTCATTGAAAATCTCCGTTCAGCGGAAGCGAGGGGATGA
- a CDS encoding SDR family NAD(P)-dependent oxidoreductase encodes MKNKLMDFSELHVQDTSQMETGGQQTAAPVTSRVRSQDIAIVGLGVRMPLADNPEKFWDNLLHGLDCTRDLPEHRRRDADDFVYRKMSTAEEVKYLDGSYLDHIDTFDYPFFRFSPKEASLMNPAQRIFMETAWAALEDGGYTQEKLAGSNTGVYVGLVSDLEGYRYKEMIHEVDPESLPISVTGNLSCILPSRLSYMLDLRGPSMVVDTACSSSLVAVHHACNAIRLGECDMALAGGVKLNVLPLDKEYYRMGIESSNGMTRPFDDSSDGSGIGEGAAVVMLKSLQDALRDKDQVYAVIKGSAINQDGNSMGITAPNARAQSEVIVKAWKAAGVDPESIHYIETHGTGTILGDPIEIDGIKGAFAQYTDKRQFCAIGSVKSNIGHLYESAGITGLVKAVMSLKKGILPAIQHFDRPNRNIDFSGTPVYVNTRSRSWPSGGEPVRMGISAFGFSGTNCHVIVEQAEESWNDEVQIQDTDTEKGTGTAKREYLFPLSAKTSSSLQKYISKYINFLSSTPHTLANICYTAGTSRNHYEHRIVLTASSKEDLLAQLMELEADDLGSLRDKAVSMPDHPDLGAHCRTYLDGGEVNWTSLYVGEEVRRVSIPTYAFDAHRCWIDLGSRQTHVDSNSDIGTAGIEDVHHYEMGWIHDPERNTDRKKPEGPVIIFVDEQELNHPLKEALHKQGQSIITVVHASSFACVTPEQYRVSPERESMEELWSHLGTLNVQRIIYIQKNQPVEPFFHLLQQLLRVCSSAAYDLVLLSDPIYAITGMEDTLNPGHALMFGLGQAARKEDARLQCRSVQVDKQTSLEQVLAELEHDGEDYGTAYRSGKRYVQQFGILDPAQYPERPQPIRSDSLYLITGGLGGIGLEVGNRLAERYPGITLALVNRTSLPARKEWDRIIAVDSNHSIIQKIKSVQQMEALGAQVLVYQADAADEVSMEGVLRELRQQHGRIAGVIHGAGVAIGGDHPLMDRTITEAEQVFRSKVQGTQVVDRLTRIDNPDFFILFSSIATLFSGPGQADYVAANAYQDAYAAYRNREMSGTMTVNWSTWKETGAAAATGYGVDTLFKAMTNEEALSWLDQVWGRQVERVLIGHMSTDRGMLQLIRKYPFRRSAEVENWIESRLKRSTGSHAPAVQAKTAGQTTALSGSDGGEYSPWERQVANVCQAVLGFHEMDIHDSFFELGADSILIKQMYAQLDRVYPGILVVADLFEHPSVHRLGAYLADKTEGTREKEQTDTAASTEVTGLGEEVHSLFDQLEDGTISMEDMLKGLKHI; translated from the coding sequence GTGAAAAACAAACTGATGGATTTCAGTGAGCTGCACGTTCAGGACACAAGTCAGATGGAAACAGGTGGTCAGCAGACTGCTGCTCCCGTTACATCGCGCGTCCGCTCACAAGATATCGCTATTGTTGGCCTGGGTGTGCGAATGCCGCTTGCAGACAATCCGGAGAAGTTCTGGGATAACCTGCTGCATGGTCTGGACTGTACCCGGGACCTGCCGGAACATCGTCGCCGGGATGCCGATGATTTCGTGTACCGCAAGATGAGCACGGCAGAAGAGGTTAAGTATCTGGATGGATCATATCTGGATCATATAGATACGTTTGATTATCCTTTTTTTCGTTTTTCTCCAAAAGAAGCAAGTTTGATGAATCCGGCACAGCGTATTTTTATGGAAACAGCATGGGCAGCTTTGGAGGACGGCGGATATACCCAAGAAAAACTGGCTGGCAGCAATACAGGGGTATATGTTGGACTGGTCTCCGATCTGGAGGGATACCGGTATAAAGAGATGATACATGAAGTGGACCCGGAATCTCTTCCCATTTCGGTGACCGGCAATCTGTCCTGCATTTTGCCAAGCCGATTATCGTATATGCTTGATTTGAGAGGACCAAGTATGGTGGTGGATACGGCTTGTTCCTCGTCTCTTGTTGCTGTCCATCATGCCTGTAATGCGATACGGCTGGGCGAATGTGATATGGCTCTTGCTGGAGGTGTGAAGCTCAATGTCCTTCCGCTGGATAAAGAATATTACCGCATGGGCATCGAGTCTTCGAATGGCATGACCAGACCCTTTGATGACAGTTCGGATGGCTCGGGCATAGGCGAAGGGGCGGCAGTAGTCATGTTGAAATCGCTGCAGGATGCTTTGAGGGACAAGGATCAGGTATATGCTGTTATCAAAGGCAGTGCGATCAATCAGGATGGCAACTCTATGGGGATTACGGCACCTAATGCCAGGGCACAGAGTGAGGTTATCGTAAAAGCATGGAAAGCAGCAGGGGTAGATCCGGAGAGTATTCATTATATTGAAACACATGGTACCGGAACCATATTGGGAGATCCGATTGAAATCGACGGGATTAAAGGTGCCTTCGCACAGTACACCGACAAGAGGCAGTTTTGTGCCATTGGTTCTGTGAAATCGAATATTGGGCATCTCTACGAAAGTGCAGGCATAACCGGGCTGGTAAAGGCAGTCATGTCTCTGAAAAAAGGAATATTACCTGCGATACAGCATTTTGATCGTCCGAATCGAAATATCGATTTCAGCGGTACACCTGTGTATGTGAATACACGCAGCCGGTCGTGGCCTTCTGGCGGAGAGCCGGTTCGTATGGGCATTAGTGCATTCGGATTCAGCGGAACGAACTGTCATGTCATTGTGGAACAGGCCGAAGAGTCCTGGAATGATGAGGTTCAGATTCAGGACACGGACACGGAGAAGGGGACGGGGACGGCAAAACGTGAATATCTCTTTCCTCTTTCAGCCAAAACATCTTCATCCTTGCAAAAGTATATTTCCAAATATATAAATTTTCTGAGCAGCACCCCGCATACGCTGGCCAATATTTGTTATACAGCTGGCACGTCCAGGAATCATTACGAACATCGCATCGTTCTCACTGCTTCGAGCAAAGAAGATCTCCTTGCCCAGTTAATGGAGCTGGAAGCAGATGATCTGGGCTCGCTTCGGGATAAAGCTGTTTCAATGCCCGATCACCCCGACTTGGGGGCACACTGCAGAACGTATCTGGACGGTGGCGAAGTGAACTGGACAAGTCTTTATGTTGGTGAAGAGGTACGGCGGGTCAGCATTCCAACGTATGCCTTTGACGCTCACCGATGCTGGATTGACCTTGGTTCTCGTCAAACTCATGTCGATTCCAATTCTGACATAGGCACTGCCGGAATAGAAGACGTGCATCACTACGAGATGGGCTGGATTCATGATCCGGAACGCAATACGGATCGGAAGAAACCGGAGGGACCTGTGATCATCTTTGTAGATGAACAGGAACTTAACCATCCCTTGAAAGAAGCACTGCACAAACAGGGACAGTCCATAATTACGGTGGTTCATGCTTCTTCCTTTGCGTGTGTAACGCCCGAGCAGTACAGGGTCTCACCTGAACGAGAAAGTATGGAAGAGTTATGGTCTCATCTGGGTACATTGAACGTGCAGCGAATAATCTATATCCAAAAAAATCAGCCTGTTGAACCATTCTTCCACCTGCTGCAGCAGCTGCTGCGTGTGTGCTCATCTGCTGCATATGATCTGGTGCTGCTGAGCGATCCCATCTATGCCATCACAGGCATGGAGGATACGCTGAATCCCGGGCATGCGCTGATGTTTGGTCTGGGGCAGGCTGCGCGGAAAGAAGATGCACGTCTGCAGTGCCGTTCTGTTCAGGTGGACAAACAGACCTCGCTTGAGCAGGTTCTGGCCGAACTGGAGCACGACGGTGAGGATTATGGTACAGCCTACCGCAGTGGAAAAAGATACGTGCAGCAGTTCGGTATACTTGATCCGGCTCAGTATCCAGAACGCCCTCAACCGATTCGCAGCGATAGTCTCTATCTGATTACCGGCGGACTGGGAGGCATCGGACTTGAAGTCGGCAACCGGCTCGCCGAGAGATATCCGGGTATTACACTCGCTCTCGTAAACCGAACTTCGCTTCCGGCACGTAAGGAATGGGATCGGATTATTGCTGTAGATTCGAATCATTCCATCATTCAGAAAATAAAGTCAGTGCAGCAGATGGAAGCACTCGGAGCCCAGGTCCTCGTGTACCAGGCCGATGCTGCGGATGAAGTATCGATGGAAGGCGTGCTTCGTGAACTTCGTCAGCAGCACGGCCGGATTGCTGGAGTTATCCATGGTGCAGGCGTTGCCATTGGAGGGGATCATCCGCTAATGGACAGAACGATTACAGAGGCTGAGCAGGTCTTTCGCTCCAAAGTACAGGGAACGCAGGTCGTGGATCGGTTAACCCGGATAGACAATCCGGATTTTTTCATTCTTTTTTCTTCGATCGCAACTTTGTTCAGCGGACCAGGACAAGCAGATTATGTCGCAGCCAACGCATATCAGGATGCCTATGCGGCGTACCGCAATCGCGAAATGAGCGGTACCATGACCGTTAACTGGTCTACCTGGAAAGAGACAGGTGCTGCGGCCGCAACCGGCTATGGTGTGGATACCTTGTTTAAAGCGATGACCAATGAAGAGGCACTTTCCTGGCTGGATCAGGTGTGGGGACGCCAGGTTGAGCGAGTACTTATTGGACACATGTCCACAGACCGCGGTATGCTGCAGCTGATTCGGAAGTATCCATTCAGACGGTCTGCTGAAGTGGAGAATTGGATTGAGTCGCGATTAAAACGGTCAACCGGATCACATGCCCCCGCTGTGCAGGCAAAGACGGCAGGACAAACAACGGCATTAAGCGGATCAGATGGCGGTGAATACAGTCCGTGGGAACGCCAGGTTGCGAATGTATGTCAGGCTGTTCTTGGTTTCCACGAAATGGATATCCATGACAGTTTCTTTGAGCTTGGAGCCGATTCTATTTTGATTAAACAAATGTATGCGCAGCTGGACCGGGTGTATCCGGGCATTCTTGTAGTTGCGGATCTGTTTGAGCACCCGTCAGTTCATAGACTGGGCGCTTATCTGGCTGATAAAACGGAGGGCACCCGGGAGAAGGAACAGACGGATACTGCGGCCTCAACCGAAGTGACGGGGCTTGGTGAAGAGGTCCATTCTCTTTTTGACCAATTGGAGGATGGCACAATCAGCATGGAAGATATGCTCAAAGGACTAAAACATATCTGA
- a CDS encoding thioesterase domain-containing protein, with amino-acid sequence MSKIRLYCVPYAGGSASIYHKWRKGLSESIILTPVELAGRGLKFSKPLYESIHQSVDDVFQYIAQDLPEGEPYALFGHSLGSLIIYELYNKMHKQEFQKPVHMFFSGRETPDYKKEHVYYHLPEGQFIDRMKEMGGTPDEFFENRQLMDMFIPVLRKDLEINETYVYEEKPFKLQCDVTVLNGADDEEYILDSAEHWRDFTQQGSASRIYKGGHFYLFEGSMHRVVSMVNQTLTSYTE; translated from the coding sequence ATGTCCAAGATTCGACTATATTGTGTTCCATATGCAGGGGGTTCGGCATCCATCTATCACAAATGGAGAAAAGGACTGTCCGAAAGTATTATACTGACTCCTGTTGAATTGGCAGGAAGAGGATTGAAATTTTCTAAACCTTTGTATGAAAGCATTCACCAAAGTGTGGATGACGTTTTTCAGTATATAGCTCAGGATCTGCCGGAGGGTGAGCCTTATGCTTTGTTTGGCCACAGCCTGGGGAGTCTGATTATTTATGAATTGTACAACAAAATGCATAAGCAGGAGTTTCAGAAACCTGTGCATATGTTTTTCTCTGGTCGGGAGACACCGGATTACAAAAAAGAACACGTCTACTATCACCTGCCTGAGGGTCAGTTCATTGATCGAATGAAGGAAATGGGCGGGACGCCGGATGAGTTTTTTGAAAATCGGCAGCTCATGGATATGTTCATTCCTGTCCTGCGGAAAGACCTGGAAATCAATGAGACTTACGTCTATGAAGAGAAACCATTCAAACTGCAGTGTGATGTTACCGTACTGAACGGAGCGGATGATGAAGAATACATTTTGGACAGTGCCGAGCATTGGAGGGATTTTACGCAGCAGGGCAGTGCTTCCCGAATCTACAAGGGAGGTCACTTTTATCTGTTTGAAGGGAGCATGCACCGGGTCGTCAGCATGGTTAATCAGACATTAACGAGTTATACCGAGTAA